Proteins co-encoded in one Flavivirga eckloniae genomic window:
- a CDS encoding T9SS type B sorting domain-containing protein yields MSKVHYIPPLTSAEFGNANPEVQYIYLSTPNTTDIPFTIKPVGQPPSNYITGIVSNTNPQRIFLDSGNGQLFIPSSQTSTVVNNRGYIIEAESTIYVSVRMNAGGGAQAGALVSKGLSALGTTFRVGSYTNENPQDNYLNFVSVMATEDNTQVTFSNLPAGIIIKNYSGTTPINTTLNKGESYTVATNSSSSVINRDGLIGCLVNSDKPIVVNCGSANGSFHNGGSRDYGLDQIVGLDKVGTEYIFVKGDGDNNWENILIVAHTDNTTISINGNAPIATINAGDYYLIEGNNYTNGNMYVETSLPVFAYQGVGATSSEANQGMFFVPPLSCEARGNLDNIANIEDIGNTTYVGGITIVTKLGATVTINNTPITNFSTIGPNPVSGKTDYITYKVTGLSGNISVESSDELYCAYFNFNGAATSGSFYSGFPSAPEINFNAQFATLGNCIPNITLEAANTQNFDSFEWWFDDGTGFVNLSVTTPTLTPTVPGKYKLIGVITCTLERLESAEVPVSICPDDIDNDGIIDNIDIDNDNDGILNCTESRGHVTVNIANTNQPQLIFSDNTVNTSIVSSSFNQNNSSGNITNTVAGTNAGNLTSIVQPAADAESTFSLAFTESVNVKFMEDTAITHIQTNGEYFIAKISPVNKNITLIDPNNRLLVDSNFDGIFETGVTQISGSEIHFKINPSPFGNTPYQFFANQVDGFSFIHKLKNTTTASTFNNGIISLTCYKKDTDLDGVKDELDLDSDNDGLPDIVENSGSLVTLSNIDIDTNGLDDIFNINTLPLDTDNDGVFDFYDLDSDNDGIYDLIESGQLGTLSDTNLDGIEDGPNYGTNGWADAAETAPDSNLIGYTPNDLDNDSILTYRDLDSDGDTCSDVIEAGFSDANGDNLLGNNLVTTNAVGLVTNATDGYTIPISNYLNFAPISVTTQPVDTTVCEASNTTISITISSIDTIQWEVSTDGVTWNTITDNALYSGSQTNNLNITSTPLSLNTYRYRAFLNRAGNSCGLYSNDIELTVNPLPIVNSPVTLIQCDDNDPTTLGYSPFNLTEANNEISSNAANETFTYFLTQAAAILGDTTSPDYISDPTTFINRFVSSDTIWARVESSFGCAQISEIQLNVSTTVIPSTFLVTFNQCDDFLDINGLDNANNDNRDGIATFDFSNITFAVPSGQNPLPPKYYRNEADALAEINEITNISNYRNIGYPGSQFIYVRIDSDIANDCLALGAHILLNVEALPVANTLAPFIECDNDTDSSNGFLFNTANLEADVLNGQSPTDVSVSYFDALGNQLTDYNSTPISSPFPNTFLSSSQTITVRVTNNNTSAPDGPCYDETTIEFKIDEQPIANPIPPLTVCDGDAGDIDDDGTYPFITTTFSSTILGTQSGMEIYFDYIDENGNLVTNSTSLPNPLISESQTITVEVVNPANTSCTATTNIELIVNPLPEFTIAPEEIVCTSDPNFTVILDPIEAYITETFTYEWVYQDGTILSNDPTLTTSNPGIYSVTLTKTDGTGCSRTLHVDVKASEKATITQDDVTIADLSDNNTITIDTTNLGLGNYEYALREEGSSFIVYQDDPVFNNVKPGFYTIYVNDAICGFATLPISVIGHAKYFTPNGDSINDYWKIKGLNNSFQPNSVIIIYDRYGKLLKQLTVQSDGWDGTFNGQPLPTDDYWFKVFLQDGRQFSGHFTLKR; encoded by the coding sequence TTGAGCAAAGTACACTATATACCACCATTAACCAGTGCAGAATTCGGGAACGCAAATCCAGAAGTTCAATATATCTATTTATCTACCCCTAATACTACAGATATACCTTTCACTATAAAGCCTGTAGGGCAACCCCCGTCCAATTATATAACCGGTATTGTTTCTAATACGAACCCGCAACGTATCTTTTTAGACTCAGGAAATGGGCAACTATTTATCCCCTCATCGCAAACGAGTACCGTTGTAAACAATAGAGGCTATATTATTGAAGCCGAAAGTACTATTTATGTATCTGTAAGAATGAATGCTGGTGGAGGTGCGCAAGCAGGAGCTTTAGTAAGTAAAGGGCTTTCTGCTCTTGGAACCACTTTTAGAGTCGGTAGTTACACCAATGAAAACCCTCAGGATAATTACTTGAACTTTGTTTCTGTTATGGCTACCGAAGATAATACACAAGTCACTTTTAGTAACCTGCCTGCAGGCATCATTATAAAAAACTACTCAGGAACAACACCAATAAATACCACTTTAAACAAAGGAGAAAGCTATACTGTAGCAACAAATAGTAGCAGTTCTGTGATTAATCGCGACGGATTAATAGGCTGTTTAGTAAATTCCGATAAACCTATTGTAGTTAACTGCGGGTCTGCCAACGGAAGTTTCCATAACGGTGGATCGCGAGATTATGGCTTAGACCAAATAGTAGGCCTGGACAAAGTAGGTACCGAATATATTTTTGTAAAAGGAGATGGCGATAATAATTGGGAGAATATTTTAATTGTAGCCCATACAGATAACACCACGATAAGTATAAATGGCAACGCACCCATAGCGACAATAAATGCAGGCGATTATTATTTAATAGAAGGAAATAATTACACCAATGGCAATATGTATGTAGAAACCTCCTTACCCGTCTTTGCCTATCAAGGTGTAGGAGCTACCAGTAGCGAAGCCAATCAAGGCATGTTTTTTGTTCCTCCGCTAAGCTGCGAAGCACGAGGTAATTTAGACAACATAGCCAACATTGAAGACATTGGAAATACCACGTACGTAGGAGGTATAACTATTGTCACAAAACTCGGAGCTACCGTAACCATTAACAATACACCCATAACCAATTTCTCTACAATTGGCCCCAACCCGGTTAGCGGTAAAACAGATTATATAACCTATAAAGTTACTGGTCTTTCGGGAAATATATCTGTAGAAAGTAGCGACGAACTCTACTGTGCCTATTTCAATTTTAATGGCGCAGCCACATCGGGAAGTTTCTATTCCGGATTTCCATCTGCACCAGAAATTAATTTTAACGCACAATTTGCCACATTAGGAAATTGCATACCAAATATTACATTAGAAGCTGCCAACACTCAAAACTTCGATAGTTTCGAATGGTGGTTTGACGATGGAACAGGATTTGTAAACCTGTCTGTAACCACACCTACTTTAACACCAACCGTACCAGGAAAATACAAACTAATAGGTGTTATTACTTGTACTTTAGAAAGATTAGAATCTGCAGAAGTACCAGTAAGCATCTGTCCAGATGATATAGACAATGATGGTATAATTGACAATATTGATATTGATAACGACAACGACGGAATACTTAATTGTACAGAATCAAGAGGTCATGTTACAGTAAATATCGCTAATACAAATCAACCCCAACTTATTTTTTCAGATAACACGGTTAATACATCAATAGTTTCATCCTCATTCAATCAAAATAATAGTTCAGGTAATATAACTAATACAGTAGCAGGCACAAATGCCGGCAATCTCACAAGTATTGTTCAACCTGCTGCAGATGCAGAAAGTACATTTTCATTGGCTTTTACAGAATCGGTAAATGTGAAATTCATGGAAGATACAGCTATTACTCATATACAAACCAACGGCGAATACTTTATCGCAAAAATTTCTCCCGTTAATAAAAACATTACCCTAATTGATCCCAATAATCGCTTGCTGGTTGATTCTAACTTTGATGGTATTTTTGAAACCGGTGTCACCCAAATTTCAGGATCAGAAATTCACTTTAAAATTAATCCTTCTCCATTTGGAAATACACCATATCAATTTTTCGCCAATCAAGTAGACGGTTTTTCCTTTATTCACAAACTAAAAAACACAACCACAGCTTCTACTTTTAATAATGGCATCATATCCCTTACTTGTTATAAAAAAGACACCGATCTGGACGGTGTTAAAGATGAACTGGATTTAGACAGTGATAATGACGGTCTTCCGGATATTGTTGAAAATAGTGGTAGTTTAGTAACCTTATCAAACATTGATATTGATACAAATGGATTAGACGACATTTTTAATATCAACACATTACCTTTAGATACTGATAATGATGGTGTTTTCGATTTTTATGATTTAGATAGTGATAATGATGGTATTTATGATTTAATAGAATCCGGACAATTAGGCACATTGTCTGATACAAATTTAGATGGTATTGAAGATGGTCCTAATTACGGTACAAATGGTTGGGCAGATGCAGCTGAAACCGCTCCAGACAGTAATCTAATTGGTTATACGCCTAATGATTTAGATAATGACTCCATATTGACATATCGCGATTTAGATAGTGATGGAGATACCTGCAGTGATGTTATAGAAGCAGGCTTTTCTGATGCCAATGGAGATAATTTGTTAGGAAATAATCTTGTTACAACTAATGCTGTCGGGCTAGTTACAAATGCTACTGATGGCTATACCATTCCGATTAGCAACTATTTAAATTTTGCCCCCATATCTGTTACAACACAACCTGTAGACACAACGGTTTGCGAAGCTTCAAATACAACAATATCCATAACCATATCAAGTATTGATACCATTCAATGGGAAGTGAGTACCGACGGCGTTACCTGGAACACCATTACAGATAATGCTTTATATAGCGGTTCTCAAACCAATAATTTAAACATAACATCCACACCACTTTCTTTAAACACTTACAGATATCGGGCATTCTTAAATAGAGCTGGTAATAGCTGTGGTTTATATTCTAACGACATCGAATTAACCGTTAACCCATTACCCATCGTAAACTCTCCTGTAACACTAATACAATGTGATGATAACGATCCTACAACACTCGGTTATAGTCCTTTTAATCTAACAGAAGCTAATAATGAGATTTCTTCGAATGCGGCTAATGAAACATTTACCTATTTTTTAACACAGGCAGCAGCAATTTTAGGAGATACCACCAGCCCTGACTACATTAGTGATCCAACAACATTTATTAATAGATTTGTGAGTTCAGATACCATTTGGGCTCGTGTAGAATCATCTTTTGGATGCGCACAAATTTCAGAAATTCAACTAAATGTATCAACTACAGTAATTCCATCTACGTTTTTAGTTACATTCAATCAATGTGATGATTTTCTGGATATAAATGGTCTCGATAATGCAAATAATGATAATAGAGATGGCATTGCAACATTCGATTTTAGTAATATAACATTTGCTGTTCCATCTGGTCAAAACCCTTTACCTCCAAAGTATTATAGAAATGAAGCCGATGCATTAGCAGAAATTAATGAAATTACAAATATTTCAAATTACAGAAATATAGGATATCCGGGATCTCAGTTTATATATGTGAGAATTGATAGCGATATAGCTAACGATTGTTTAGCCTTAGGTGCCCACATCCTGTTAAATGTTGAAGCTTTACCTGTAGCTAACACATTAGCGCCTTTTATTGAATGTGATAATGATACCGACTCGAGTAACGGATTTCTTTTTAATACGGCTAATTTAGAAGCAGATGTTTTAAACGGCCAAAGCCCAACCGATGTTTCTGTATCTTACTTTGATGCCTTAGGAAATCAATTAACAGATTATAATAGCACTCCAATTTCAAGTCCATTTCCAAACACATTCCTATCAAGTTCTCAAACCATTACAGTTCGAGTTACTAATAACAATACTTCGGCTCCTGATGGGCCATGCTATGATGAAACAACCATAGAGTTTAAAATAGATGAACAACCAATCGCAAACCCAATACCGCCACTAACAGTATGCGATGGCGATGCGGGCGATATTGACGATGATGGCACATATCCATTCATCACAACAACATTTAGCAGTACGATTCTGGGAACTCAATCGGGCATGGAAATTTATTTCGATTACATTGACGAAAACGGAAACTTGGTTACAAACAGTACATCGTTACCAAACCCATTAATTTCAGAAAGTCAGACCATAACAGTAGAGGTGGTAAACCCTGCCAATACATCTTGTACAGCAACTACAAATATTGAACTCATAGTAAACCCTTTACCAGAATTCACCATTGCTCCAGAAGAAATAGTATGTACTTCCGATCCAAACTTTACTGTAATTTTAGATCCTATTGAAGCATATATTACAGAAACATTTACCTATGAGTGGGTGTATCAAGACGGTACAATACTTTCTAACGACCCCACCTTGACGACTTCCAATCCGGGTATTTACTCGGTTACCTTAACTAAAACAGATGGTACCGGCTGTTCCAGAACGTTGCATGTTGATGTTAAAGCTTCAGAAAAAGCAACCATAACCCAAGACGATGTCACTATTGCAGACCTATCTGATAACAATACGATTACTATAGATACAACAAACCTTGGCCTAGGTAATTACGAATACGCTTTAAGAGAAGAAGGTTCATCTTTTATAGTATATCAAGATGATCCTGTTTTCAATAATGTAAAACCAGGGTTTTATACCATTTATGTAAACGACGCCATTTGTGGGTTTGCTACACTACCAATTTCTGTTATAGGACATGCTAAATATTTCACACCTAACGGAGATAGCATTAATGATTACTGGAAAATTAAAGGTCTCAATAACTCATTTCAACCCAACAGCGTTATTATAATTTACGATAGATATGGCAAGCTATTAAAGCAACTTACTGTTCAATCTGATGGATGGGACGGAACTTTTAACGGCCAACCATTACCTACAGATGATTATTGGTTTAAAGTTTTCCTACAAGATGGCAGACAATTTTCAGGACATTTTACATTAAAGCGATAG
- a CDS encoding T9SS type B sorting domain-containing protein encodes MRFICYVLFILVCGNNFMFSQKISVDSSVNLQQLIEDNLVDGCVNISNITSSVNGNSHGLTSYGYFERAGSNFPFQNGIMLSTGSAASGGNGTITPPLSETSTTWGTDPDIETALGITNTLNATSIEFDIVSISNQFQFNYLFASEDYDGINPCLISDGFVFLIREASSTGPYQNIALVPGTSDPVNTNNIRPNLLPACGPQNEQYFDGYNLGDTNYLGRTNVLTASTTITPNIQYHIKIIIADQNDGTLDSAVFIEGDSFKILDLGEDIETCASATLLDADINNPLASYAWYRNNILIGGATNPTYNAIQNGTYKVEVSVSINGSICVEEDEISVTLNTEEPITPIADYELCDDISGDESELFDLTTRDADLDINVPFSNYTHSYHYSEADARADISEITTPILNTSNPQEIFVRIEDTDTNCFAYTSFNLVVNPIPNIVTPQPLQVCDSDDVPNGFTIIDLTEKDDEITNGSSDLIVSYHTSPADAANGNNPIASPYLNSVTPTYDVYVRVINVLTGCVNASEVLTVNLDISPDVKRDAQYLDACDSDMNGTADFDLTEVLGDVIGTVTNVTTTFHESSDDAENGANPIPNPTNYQNLNLEERTIYIRVEDNTTGCATIVELNLHNNLLLTGTDLGDFAQCDNNEDSTDSFEFNLTTLEGKIINDLPFPLNITFFETEEERDKVNGTPISGSTFNAESPKVIYVKLENPLTGCTAVDDITLLVNPIIYFPNQSVPYCDTDDDGTMSVELATLSDLVTSSNPNFTASYFPTQADADNRTNELPDFHDITNEDIIFARIDHNITSCYTVNEFKIIINTAPPATTPSPEMICDTSDGNPDGFSVVNLRNKISEIVADETLVNVNFFTSRADAEGGDVSNAIPNNQLDAYNANTQTIYVRIENKVTTTGCFNIVELEIIVNTEPSIPTIDPFIVCQTGSNTANFILEEKDREILDGQTNKIVYYFSDEMDALNGIIANQIPKDLDYPVSGEETIYVRVENIDDPNCYATDSFLLKISADPVYNLPDPIFICDDASNDEIEIFDLTEKITEIEGPSPPEALIITFHRTEEDAEDGINAVPTSYTNTDKQETLHVRIESVATSCYIVEKLIIGVLTPPNIGNAMSITECDENNDSNVTYTLNNINSEIFEIYDRIKINLETHYFEDFNDIDPDAPLDNSKGIPDGTDYTTSFASNENTKTIYIKVTNTDTQCYSVIPLDLHINRPPPINNLGTVPTCDNDTNTYDLSQIDNILVNDTSNVTITYHNSQLDIDNNVPPLGNIYNYTSSNHTIFVKVADNTTGCAIITSFVLQINPNPIANTTPSLVACDDKSNDGFHQFDLPTLTASNILGTQNPSDFTISYYNDPDNAETGTNAIDNFTYPASHGETIYARIENNNTGCHAVTQFTIRINPIPEIPIGDIVPLCTDNLPLVISAETGNPDDTYLWSTGATTSEILLENASDVGNYWVTVTRAYTISGDCPNTHNFSVIESESATIEFTSSIDFRDPNSITVEIDLSRIGDYVFVLDDGEAQTSNVFENVSYGMHTVTVRDLNGCMDVSKNVMVFDVPKFFTPNNDTIHDTWHIVGVELLPGTMVHIYNRHGKLLKTLPHTSMGWDGTYNGENMPTDDYWFTADVIQEGNTFNLKGHFTLKR; translated from the coding sequence ATGAGGTTTATTTGCTATGTCTTGTTTATACTGGTTTGCGGTAACAATTTTATGTTTTCGCAGAAAATATCTGTGGATTCCAGTGTCAATCTACAACAACTTATAGAAGACAATCTCGTAGATGGCTGTGTAAATATTTCCAATATAACATCATCGGTTAATGGTAACTCCCATGGGTTAACGAGTTATGGCTATTTTGAACGTGCAGGCTCAAATTTCCCTTTCCAGAATGGTATTATGCTTTCAACCGGTAGTGCGGCATCAGGTGGAAATGGGACTATTACCCCACCTCTTAGCGAAACTTCAACAACCTGGGGAACAGACCCAGACATAGAAACCGCTTTAGGTATTACCAATACGCTTAACGCTACCTCTATCGAATTCGATATTGTATCCATATCAAATCAATTTCAGTTTAACTATTTGTTTGCTTCAGAAGATTACGATGGTATAAACCCATGCTTAATTTCCGATGGATTCGTTTTTTTAATTAGAGAAGCCTCCAGTACAGGACCTTATCAAAATATTGCCTTAGTTCCAGGTACTTCAGACCCTGTTAACACAAATAATATCCGCCCTAACCTATTACCGGCATGTGGTCCTCAAAACGAACAATACTTTGACGGTTACAATTTAGGCGATACAAACTATCTGGGGCGTACCAACGTATTAACAGCCTCTACAACAATTACCCCAAATATTCAATATCACATTAAAATTATTATTGCCGATCAAAATGACGGTACTTTAGACTCCGCAGTATTTATAGAAGGAGACAGTTTCAAAATTTTAGATCTGGGAGAAGATATCGAAACTTGTGCCAGCGCAACCCTTTTAGATGCAGATATAAATAACCCGTTAGCCTCTTACGCCTGGTATAGGAATAATATTTTAATAGGTGGAGCTACGAATCCAACATATAATGCCATACAAAATGGCACCTATAAAGTAGAAGTAAGTGTATCTATAAATGGTTCTATTTGTGTTGAAGAAGATGAAATAAGCGTAACACTTAATACAGAAGAGCCCATTACTCCAATTGCCGACTATGAATTGTGTGATGACATATCTGGAGATGAAAGTGAATTATTCGATCTTACGACCAGAGATGCAGACCTCGATATAAACGTTCCCTTTTCAAATTATACCCATTCCTATCACTATTCTGAAGCAGATGCTAGAGCAGATATATCTGAAATTACTACGCCCATTCTTAATACTTCCAACCCACAGGAAATTTTTGTGAGAATAGAAGATACAGATACGAACTGTTTTGCCTATACTTCCTTTAATTTAGTGGTAAACCCTATTCCAAATATAGTTACACCACAGCCATTGCAGGTTTGCGACAGTGATGATGTACCCAATGGTTTCACCATTATAGACCTAACTGAAAAGGATGATGAAATAACCAATGGTTCAAGCGATTTAATAGTATCCTATCATACCAGTCCAGCAGATGCTGCTAATGGTAATAACCCAATAGCATCACCATACCTTAATAGCGTTACACCTACATACGATGTTTATGTTCGTGTAATAAACGTGTTAACAGGCTGTGTTAATGCTTCGGAAGTGTTAACAGTTAATTTAGATATTAGTCCAGATGTAAAAAGAGACGCTCAATATTTAGATGCTTGCGATAGCGACATGAACGGAACCGCTGATTTCGATTTAACCGAAGTTCTTGGTGATGTCATAGGAACAGTTACCAATGTTACCACAACGTTTCACGAAAGTAGCGATGATGCCGAAAACGGTGCAAATCCTATCCCAAATCCTACAAACTACCAAAACTTAAACTTAGAAGAGCGGACTATTTATATAAGAGTAGAAGACAACACAACAGGCTGTGCCACTATTGTAGAATTAAACCTTCACAACAATTTACTTTTAACAGGTACAGACTTGGGCGATTTTGCACAATGCGATAATAATGAAGATAGCACCGATTCGTTTGAATTCAATCTAACCACTTTAGAAGGCAAAATAATTAATGATTTACCGTTTCCCCTAAACATTACATTTTTTGAAACAGAAGAAGAAAGAGATAAAGTTAACGGCACTCCAATATCAGGATCTACATTTAATGCCGAAAGCCCTAAGGTAATATATGTAAAACTAGAAAACCCTCTTACTGGCTGTACTGCTGTAGATGATATTACATTACTGGTTAACCCGATTATCTATTTCCCAAATCAAAGTGTTCCTTATTGCGATACTGACGATGACGGTACCATGAGTGTAGAACTTGCTACACTTAGTGATCTGGTAACCAGTAGTAACCCTAACTTTACAGCTAGTTATTTTCCAACCCAAGCCGACGCAGATAACAGAACAAATGAGCTTCCGGATTTTCATGACATAACAAACGAAGATATTATTTTTGCGCGTATCGATCATAACATAACATCATGTTACACTGTAAATGAATTTAAAATAATAATTAATACGGCACCTCCTGCTACAACACCATCACCAGAAATGATTTGCGATACCAGCGATGGCAATCCAGATGGTTTTTCCGTAGTAAACCTAAGAAACAAAATATCGGAAATAGTCGCAGACGAAACCCTTGTAAATGTTAACTTCTTTACGTCCCGTGCAGATGCCGAAGGTGGCGATGTTAGCAACGCTATCCCTAACAACCAACTCGATGCATATAATGCGAACACTCAAACTATTTATGTACGAATAGAAAATAAGGTGACTACCACTGGTTGTTTTAATATCGTTGAACTGGAAATTATAGTAAATACCGAACCCAGCATACCAACAATCGATCCCTTTATAGTGTGCCAAACAGGTAGCAATACAGCCAATTTTATACTGGAAGAAAAGGATCGTGAAATTTTAGATGGACAAACCAATAAAATCGTTTACTATTTTAGTGATGAAATGGATGCCTTAAATGGTATTATTGCCAACCAGATTCCTAAAGATCTGGACTATCCGGTATCTGGAGAGGAAACTATTTATGTAAGAGTTGAAAATATTGACGATCCCAATTGTTATGCAACAGATTCGTTTTTATTAAAAATATCGGCAGATCCCGTATATAACCTCCCCGATCCTATTTTTATTTGTGATGACGCTAGTAACGACGAAATTGAAATTTTTGATTTAACTGAAAAAATCACAGAAATTGAAGGTCCTTCCCCGCCTGAAGCTTTAATTATTACATTCCATAGAACAGAAGAAGATGCTGAAGATGGCATAAACGCTGTACCAACAAGCTATACCAACACAGACAAGCAAGAAACCCTGCATGTTCGTATTGAAAGTGTAGCAACCTCCTGTTATATCGTTGAAAAACTAATTATAGGTGTATTAACCCCTCCAAATATAGGGAACGCCATGTCTATAACCGAGTGTGATGAAAATAACGATTCAAACGTAACATATACCCTAAATAATATTAATTCTGAGATTTTTGAAATTTATGATCGTATAAAGATCAATCTTGAAACCCATTATTTTGAAGATTTTAATGATATTGATCCGGATGCACCGTTAGATAACTCGAAAGGCATACCAGACGGCACTGATTATACTACAAGTTTCGCTTCAAATGAAAATACTAAAACCATTTACATTAAAGTAACCAATACAGATACACAATGCTATAGTGTTATTCCTCTGGATTTACATATAAACAGACCACCGCCAATTAATAATCTTGGCACAGTTCCTACTTGTGATAATGATACCAATACTTACGATTTATCGCAAATTGACAATATACTAGTAAACGATACCAGTAACGTAACTATTACTTATCATAATTCACAGCTAGACATAGACAATAATGTACCGCCACTCGGAAATATCTATAATTACACATCAAGCAATCATACTATTTTTGTTAAAGTAGCCGATAATACTACTGGTTGTGCCATAATAACGTCGTTCGTTCTGCAAATTAATCCAAACCCAATTGCGAATACTACACCCAGTTTAGTTGCCTGCGATGATAAATCCAATGATGGTTTCCATCAATTTGATTTACCAACATTAACTGCCAGTAATATTTTAGGCACTCAAAACCCATCAGATTTTACCATTTCGTATTATAACGATCCCGATAATGCCGAAACAGGAACCAATGCTATAGATAACTTTACCTACCCGGCTTCACATGGTGAAACCATTTATGCCCGTATAGAAAACAATAATACTGGTTGCCACGCTGTCACACAATTCACAATACGTATAAACCCAATACCAGAAATCCCTATTGGAGATATCGTTCCATTGTGTACAGACAATTTACCTTTGGTGATTAGTGCAGAAACAGGAAATCCCGATGATACCTATTTATGGTCTACAGGTGCAACAACATCTGAAATATTATTAGAAAATGCTAGCGATGTAGGGAACTATTGGGTTACGGTTACCAGAGCATATACCATCTCTGGAGACTGCCCGAATACCCACAATTTTTCTGTTATAGAATCGGAATCGGCTACTATAGAATTTACATCATCTATTGATTTTAGAGACCCTAACAGTATTACGGTCGAAATTGACCTAAGCAGAATTGGGGATTATGTATTTGTCCTAGATGATGGCGAAGCACAAACATCCAATGTTTTTGAAAATGTATCATACGGCATGCATACCGTTACCGTAAGAGACTTAAACGGTTGTATGGATGTTTCCAAAAACGTTATGGTTTTCGATGTGCCTAAATTTTTCACACCAAACAACGATACCATACACGATACCTGGCATATTGTTGGTGTCGAACTACTACCCGGTACCATGGTACATATTTACAATAGGCATGGTAAACTTCTTAAAACATTACCACACACATCAATGGGCTGGGATGGCACATATAACGGAGAAAATATGCCAACAGATGATTATTGGTTTACTGCCGACGTCATTCAAGAAGGAAATACTTTTAATCTAAAAGGGCATTTTACATTAAAACGATAA